In Solanum lycopersicum chromosome 5, SLM_r2.1, the following are encoded in one genomic region:
- the LOC138348768 gene encoding secreted RxLR effector protein 161-like, protein MKDIPYAFAVSSLVYAQVCTRLDILFVVGMLGRYQSNSGLDHWRAAKKNLRYLQGTNDYMLMYKCSDDLEVIGYSYSDFVGYVGSWKLTLRYIFMLADGSIS, encoded by the coding sequence ATGAAGGACATTCCTTACGCTTTTGCTGTCAGTAGCTTAGTGTATGCTCAGGTTTGTACAAGACTTGacatattatttgttgttgGAATGTTAGGAAGATATCAGAGTAATTCAGGTCTTGACCACTGGAGAGCTGCAAAGAAAAACTTAAGATATCTTCAAGGAACAAATGACTATATGCTTATGTACAAATGTTCAGATGACTTGGAAGTCATTGGCTACTCTTATTCAGATTTTGTTGGCTATGTTGGTTCATGGAAATTAACTTTaagatacatatttatgttagcCGATGGATCTATATCTTAG